The genomic stretch TGCTACAAGCCATCCAGAGGTAGCATTTCTAGCTCTCACTTTTTCCAAGTGGTGTATCAAGGTCTCCATCACATTTTTAACACATAGTTTAAGCCAGTGCATTTACAGACACCTTCTTGAAAGGTGAATGGGGAAATAACTGGTATGAAGCCAATTAATTTTCAATTAGCATCTCTAAGACACAGACATATTCTCAAGAGTAAATCCATACTCTCAGGAGTAAATCCATCTATGCCAATGGCGTTAAACTGGTGTGAGATCACAACCAGGTTTTTTCTCTCGTGGACACACAGTGGACACAGTTGTCAGTCTGTTCAGGGAAGGAGGTTGCATAATGgttttatataaatattctttTGTTTCTGCAGAATATCAGACTAGGTACAGTATGATGTTTCTATGACAGGctatttttaattactttatGGACAATATCTGtctttaagcattttttcaatgtttatccatttaaatttgtactgaatgcatccgatgaagtgagctgtagctcacgaaagcttatgctcaaataaatttgttcgtctctaaggtgccacaagtcctccttttctttttgttaaatttgtacagttgcaggaaattatggtcTGGGGATCAGACAATAATTAACAGacattgagattaaaaaaaagtaaaaatgtaaaaaacgTAATCACCAAAACTCAAATGGtcagcatcacatgtcaaaatatacacagtaaatATCCTCAGAGCAAACTAAGTTCTCaggcaaagaaaaatgctgcttatctgtaaatgtcaatgattgatgaaaatatttttttgcatGGTGAAACTGACATCTGCCAATACAAATCTAATTATTCCAAGCCTACACACCCTGTAAAGATATCTGCCTAGGCTTGTGCACTCCATATCCTGTTTGTTGCAGTAAATGGGACTTACAAACATTGGAACAAGTATAAAAGGGATAGGTCTCAGTGCGGGGGGTTCAGGCAGGTTAAGCAGCCCTGGTTGCTGGAAATCTTAGATGATACAGAGATAAGGGCTTGATATCCAAATGGTGGTGGTAGAGAGCCTTGTCATTATGGGCCACACTGACACACTAACTCTCACTGAATAGCATCGCATTCTGTGaatagccctatggaaataaATGGGAGCTACTTGAGGAGTAAGATTCACTGAGTATGAAGGTAGCAGGATCTAGCTCTGTATAAGCACCCCCTAGCATCGGAGTATGGAGAGACCTTTGGGCAGTTTCAGAGAAGGGCATGTCTTCTAGCCCATGATCACAGGGTGAGCTTTAGGATAATCACAACAGTTGGAACTGGAGAACAAGTCCATTAAGCACCAGAGTCACTGCTCAGATGCTGGGAAACAAGTTCAATACATATGTGAAATTCACGCTGGAGtctgggggcaggagagaagaTGTAACGGGTGATTTTGCAGTTTAAGTGGCATGTTTCTCCAACTCTGGGAGGCTCAAGGAAGGATTGACCTTTCCTGAGGCAGAGCTGTACCTATTCAGAGCAGGAGCTAAATACCACAAGGTGCCCTCTCCTAAAAGAGGCATCAAAACCAAATAAACAGCTTGCTCACCTGTCCCTGAGCCCCATACATCAGGCCCTATGATTTCATCACATTCTTTTTTAAGAGAAATTGGAGGACATCATCTGACAGTCCCGGTGTTCGCTGTCCTCCTTCCAATGCAACTTCTCCATTAGCTGGTGCTGAGAAACAAGCATTGCTGGCATGGTTTGGAAAGACCTTACACCCATCTCTGTTCAAGACCATCTGGGCCATGTGGAGACTGCACaaggaatattttcttccttccttgtTTGCCAGGTCCTGAATTTTGAGAGAGAGCCATTCTGAAGCTGAATTGTATGTGGGATCCCCTCTGCCGGGCTGCAGCTGACAATATGTTTCATAGAAGCTATCTAGAGACTTTCTAATGCTGATATCTTCTGTGCCCTCTTGTTCATATGTCCAAGAGGATGGAATCCCACTAGGTTCAGCAGGTTGAAAGGGCTCTGCAGGCAGGTGATGTCTAGGATTTGCTTCCTCACCGTGTCTATGCCAAATGCTCATGCTAGTTGCCTGCTGAGCTTCTTCAGGATCTGGGCGACTAGCACCTGCAAGCAGAGAAACATTGAAATACGTTAGACGTTCAGGAAACAGAGAAACTAGCCACAGGTTGCAACTGATTAATAGAATTGTCCTTGTGGCCTCAGGGGTCACAGCCTCTCTGATTCACTGCTGTCGAGCTAGCAATCTCAGAGCACGGGCTCCCTGAGGCATGGCCTTACAGATCCTAAAATGGAATAGGTGCATTCATCCCTGGGGGGAGGAAAGCTTTAAACACAGACCAGGCCTCCACAACAGGCTGACTAAACAGGTTCCTCAGGAGAGGTCCTGGCCTCACCCCCTCTCCAGCTGGCCCAGTCCACTTTATGGTCTTCCCTGGCTGGAtcttgtcccctaatgctccTAGAAAGGTGAGGGGGTGGTAGGTAACTTGAGAACTTCCTGCTGCCAATGGCCATAGCCAGGACTGCCTCACTGGAAAGTGAGGGGATCTCAGGATTGCTGCCCTAGGCACAGAGGTGCCGACTTTCTGATTTCCCGGGGAGTGCTtgacccccactccacctcttcccccaagtccccaccctgcctcttcccacccccagtctacccccttccccaagtgccctgcccttgctccgcctcttcctgccctattctacccctcccccccagcgcctcctgcctgccgctgaacagctgatcctcAGCGGGTAGCCAGcactggtggggggagagggaggagctcaTCGGCGGGGCCCACCATTTTATTCCCCATggttgctccagccccagagcgcccactgagtcggcacctatgcctaGGCATCTTCATGGCCTAATCTTCTCCACAGCTCACTTTGTTTTTACTTTCTGTTGTTAGCTTTAGAACCGTGTTCCTCACCTTACCCCTCCTGCTTTGTGTAAAGAGTCTGCCTCCCCTGCCTTCTACCAGCACCTTAGCAGAGTGTCTTACTATGGGATTAGGCTTTGTATAGGATTGCCAAGCTCCTCCATCCCGAGCCCCATTCTTCCTGCTCACTCAAACTAAATTCTCCCACCCTGCCTTCATGTGGGACTTTTAATTTGCTTAAGCTCTTGGTTCAGTCTAGTCTACCTCTTGTCCCACTTCCTTACTGATCAACTTTCCTGATGTCATTCAGTTACACGGATCCACTcctcctcccactgaaatcaacaggagtgaTCTACAACCAGGCACCTATTATTAATACAGTGTTGACAGTGTTACAGGCACTCTGCAGTTTGTGTGTGAAAACAGGAGAGTTTACAACTGGGCAAATACATCTCACAACCTAAAGAGCCTTCACAGATAGATGGAGACAAAAggctcctctactgacacctctaACTGCAttctcccctccatccctccctttaAGCTAACTGGCAGAACACCTAAGGCACTGAAAGAAATGAATTTCTAAGggctggcccagctcagctgacttgggctcacagggcttggccACCGGGGCTGAAGAATTGCTGTGTCAATGTTTCGGctgaggctggagcctgagctctaggaacctgcgagcctgaatgtctacacagcaatttttcatcCCTGCGAGCCCAAGCCCCACTATTGTGGGCCAGTCGcgggtcttttatccctgtgtagacattaGCCAAAGGGCTCCTTTCTGTTCTTCACTCAGAGGCGGTGCCAGGGGCTTCAGATCACGTGGGCAGTCTGCAGAAAGTCAGCAAATAGCTGGGTCTTTTATAACTCATTGGCATGTGAAGTGGTGCACAACCCTTCATTTAAATTAGCGAGCTCGTTCAAAGGGAACTCAGCTCTAATCATAAAGGGCTTTCTTAATATGGGGACACAAAGCATTGTATCCCCAGTCTGTGCTCAGAGAGGCATTAAAATTAAGGTGGCAGAGTAGCTATACTGTATATTGCTTCAAGAGCGCTTCCTCCCCTTACTTTCCATCTTTTGATCTTTCCTTTCAAATTGACTTCACCCTCAATTCTGAGATGAAATAACTTAGCCTTGTCCTGCACAAAGGCATTTCTAATACAGTACAAAGAGAAGCTTATGTGGTTTCCTTTTTACATCAATATATGCCATCACGGTAGCAAATCAAAGCTAATCAAAGACAGCAGGTCCATTTTCCCCTAATAATCCATCAGCCCGGGTATGTGGGTTAGGTCTGCATTGAAGAATCCAGCATCTCCAGTAACTCAGTCAGATGTCACTTGAACTCAGACTCCTGTGGCAGCCTGCAACTCCCCATGCTGCCGTCCCCTGGCTACCTATGACCTGTAGCTTGCCATTAAACTTTGTGAAAAAGCAGCAGTTGCCACTATCTGCAAATACAGAAACCCTGCATGATCCTGTCGGTAAGAGCAAAGTCCCCTTAGCATTGCGTGATCAGAAAGACTTCTGCTGTTATTCCTGTCTCCTGTTTCTAAACAAGCATGATCATATTTGCTGCCTCTTCTTCTTACTTACAACCCAGTGGAGAGGTGACCAGCAAATATTTaagagattttgttgttgttgttcttgacTGAGACAGAAAATACTCATGTAGAGTTACAGGGAGTAACTATACTTTCAGTAGGTGGCCTCTGTCCTCACAATAGTAGTCACaattggcctgatccaaagctccctACAGTCAGTGGGAATCACTTAATTGGCTtaagtgggaatctttccattgatttcagtaggctttggatctgACCTTATGAGACCCCAGCTCAGCACTGGAGTTGCTGCTGACCATGAATGTACAGAATTGCCAACCATGATGCTAGCACAGAGCTGATGGTCACTAGCATGACTGTACCTACCATGCATATGTGACATTACCAATTAAGTATGGAAGTGACCTCTAAATAATTGTGATGACCTcattcaagtctctgctccagccTTTAGCTTCTTTTTGCACAAACAACTGAAACCTCTACTCATACATAAGTCCCATCAAAATAACCTTTAGCATCTTCCCCCTTCTCTGGGCTGTTTCACTGCAGGGAGGTGATCACGCTTGGAGACAGAACTCCAAGGGCCAGACCCAAACCTCAGTGAAGCTAACAAGAGATTTTTCCAAATGAAGAGGCATAGTTGCTCATTGTATCAGTACCTTCCACATTATCCTCTTAACTCTCTCTAGCAAGTCCCACCTCAAATTACAGTACAAATAATTCCCATCCCTTAATGCACCAAACCATCCTGAGTGCTATTACTTTTTAGAATTCACACTGGGCAAGCATCTGTCTGAGCTCCTGCGATGACTCCCAAATACTCTCCCCGCAGAGCCACAGCTTAGATGGTCTTTAACAATATGCCTGGGCCTCGCACATCTCCAAAACAAAATTCAATCTGCCATAATGCCACACAACCCCCTCTGTGGATTTAAATCCAGCTGGGCAAATGttgcccccttccctcctggaAAGCTCTAGTAAACTGGCTTCCTACAGGTGACTTGCTTAGGAGATGAGGGAAGGAGCCTCTCGGGTGAAAGGCACATGTGGTCATTCTGCAATGGCTCATGAGCTGTATCAATGGCTGGGGCTCCTGTGCCACCTCCCTCctcgggggagggagggtatgAGGCCAGTGGAACTGAGCCAGCATAAATCCACCCTCTGTCTGCCCCAATAAATCACCCTCTCAGTGAGGCTCCAGAGAGAAGAGAGTGCAGGGGTACTGAGTCCCTGACAGCACGGCTGTACCACAGTGGCTCTGTGGTGCCTAGGCCTCCCCGGGCTGCTCTTGGGGGCAGGGTTTCAACCGTCTGGAATTTCTCAGGTCTTCCACGGAGAGGGTCAATGACCATATGGATGTTACAAGGCTtcaaggcagtggtgggcaacctgcggcctgtcagggtaatccgctggcaggctgccagacagtttgtttacatctgGATGGCCACCCGCAGCtgccagtggctgcggttcgcagGAAGCAGCGCAAGGACGTGCTGGctaccgcttcccgcagctcccattggccaggaatggtgaaccgtggccactgggagctgcgggcaacCATGCAGATATAAACAAACTGGCGGCCCGCCAACAGATTACTCTGAcgagccgcaggttgcccaccattgcttCATGGggtctgacccaaagcccaccgAAATCAATGGACAGGTCAGTTAGGTTTCAGCAGATATAGGAGGCTTGgttctcagatggtgtaaatcccTGTACCTCCATTTCTCTTCAGCTGAGCTGCACAGACTTGCACCACCTGAGGATCTTGCCCAAATTGTCTTTAAATATCTTCACACGTCTATTTATAACGCAGACTGCATGTGAAAACCCATTGCATGACTCATTGTGCTTTCACCTTCATGACAGATAATCATCAGTAAGAAAGT from Lepidochelys kempii isolate rLepKem1 chromosome 3, rLepKem1.hap2, whole genome shotgun sequence encodes the following:
- the SHLD1 gene encoding shieldin complex subunit 1, producing the protein MEGDETASSHPSEDSSILDLPSAYDITDSFLPEHGTGTSEEPCSSVDTFASSACLGASRPDPEEAQQATSMSIWHRHGEEANPRHHLPAEPFQPAEPSGIPSSWTYEQEGTEDISIRKSLDSFYETYCQLQPGRGDPTYNSASEWLSLKIQDLANKEGRKYSLCSLHMAQMVLNRDGCKVFPNHASNACFSAPANGEVALEGGQRTPGLSDDVLQFLLKKNVMKS